The sequence below is a genomic window from Anopheles cruzii chromosome 3, idAnoCruzAS_RS32_06, whole genome shotgun sequence.
TTCTAGTTCTGCTTAGTTGATATTTCTATACTCCTAACGACGGTGAAGAGGTCACATCCACAATACACATCGATTAACTCACCACGGCGAGAACGAGCAACCGAGAGGGGGTCTGAAAATGGGTAAAAGTTATGCCGATTTTCTAGTCTTCTTTCGTCATGTgagaaaaatattcaaaaaatcaacaatttaTTCCTATGATCCGATCAGATTCTTCGACACATTTTCAATTAACCGTTAACGATGACTTCGTAGAAAAATAGAGATAAATAAGGTTACGTATAGAAGGAAACGCTAGTCCGCTAAGCTCATGAGAGGGATTCTTATTATCGTAGCGTAGTTTCGTGCTAAACACCTACTTATCGTTGACTAAAGACCCTTTGTGGTGGGTTGCGAAACATCAAAAGTACGATCTAGCACTATACAGAGTATCGTGACGTAACGCCGCTTAAAAACATGCTCAAATAACAAGTTGCCAAAATAAGAGACCGATCGTGCTCGATAAACTTCGTTACCAGTTTGGCACGAACGCACGAACACCTCAGCCGTGTTTCAATCGATTCGAATTAACGGAATTACATAAACTTAACTAATTTGCCACACAAACACTACAGGATGACTCTGATCGTGCGTTCGTTTTAATCCTCGTTAACTATTTAGaaagattttctttctctatttCGGAACATCGGGGGCACTATTCTCGCGATTCTTTACCTTTCTCACATTTGGTCCATTTCTAGATAGGTTGAAGTATCGAAGTATATTAAACAGTTTGATCTGGAGTTCGTAAAAAGGTATATAGATAAGACACATTTTTCTTGTCACAAATTGATTTGTCCTGTCAATGTACGCCGTGAGCACACGGCGCTTGAACATTCATTTACCTAACGATGATCGCGGAGCACGATAAAAGAGATACAACCTTCCGTAAAGAAGGTGCCCACACTGGAGAACATACAGTAATTCGAAGAAGAAATGGAGAAATAATGATTGAACCGATAATAAACCACGAAAAGGCAACGGAGACACACACTGTTCCTTTGCCAGAACCAGAACTTGAAATTTAGACTCATTTACTCTTAACCTACCGGTAGTTTGCTCATTCACGGCCAAAGtagtttaaaacatttttcgataaacactcacacaaacacgacACGCTTAACATGAAACACGGTTCCCAGATATGCTTCTACTTCTGAATGTGCGCCACAATCGGTCGAGGGACGGGTGGGTAGACACCATAATGGTAGCTATCATTGCACTAAACGATTACGCTAGCACTTTTACAACACTTCTGTTTACCGTGTGGGTTGTAAAACgaaacgtaacataaaaacattttaaaaaccCGTAGCGAATGTACCCTGTTGTTCGAATTCCGTGCTCTCTTCCCCGTGCTCGGTTAAGGGTTCCTTTTACAACTTACTCCGCTGCTTGGTCGGTATGACATCCTTCCACCAGGCGGCCCGTTCCATTGCTCCCGGATTCGTCATAAACACCGTCTGAATGTTCTCGTACAGCCGACCATCGGACTTGGCGATGACCGAGTTGAGGACCCAATCGGGGGGAGCCAAAGCATCGGAGATTGCAACGGCCGAATCCTTCAGCTCGTCGCACGCCTTCAGCAGAGCACCGCGAACCGCTTCGCCAAACGCCGGCCCGTGGGCAAACGATCCGGCGTAGAATGTAGTCAGGTGTCGATCGAGGCACCAGTAGCCGTACAGAAGGTAAACGTTAAACAGGACCGGCCGCAATTGCTCGTCAACGTCATTTCGGGCACAGCGTGTTCTGCGGGCGAGAGAACAGAAATTGCAAGAGGCTCAATTCATGAGAGGGCCACAAACCTTTCAATTTACTGTGCTCACCTAAAACTCTCGAGAGCGTAATACTCGGCATAAGCACGGCTTAGATCTCGGGCCCGATACACCTGGCAGTTGTTGCGTGCCGTGAAAGTATCCATACCAGCCTTACTAGCCGTGTCCATCTGCGCCACACTTtgctgcagcagccagcacATTAACCATTCAAAACACTGCTGCATGACTGCAAGAAAAGAAAGGTTCAGTTAGGTACAGTTTTATAGTAGATTCTCGTGCTACATACATTCTGAACTTTCCACCGAAATCCCCAATCGGTGCAGCGTCTCGAAGTCTGTCCGCAGAATCTGTTCGCGACGTTCGATGAAGGTGGCCGTACCGACCGGACTTTCAACCTTGGCGTTCTTCCACTGGCGCACGAGCCAGTTGGAGGCTTGCTGCCCGAGCACATTATTATCGCCCTCGTAAGTGCAACTGGGATCGTGGTTGTTGCGCAGCTCACCGAGATTGGCCGACCGAAGGTACCCGTGACCGCCACACGCTTCCCGTGATTCCTGTATCGCATCACGGGCCGTCCACGTGACGAGCGGTTTGGAAGAGGACACAAGGGCGTGAACCTCAGACACGATCTGCGTCAGCAGCTCGAACCCGTTCGATTCGGCCTGCGATTTTTGCACCGTCTTCAAGTACGTTTCCGTCATGGCGAATACGGACACTTTCAGAACGCAGGCGGCAGCCAGGTACGGGAATATGCGCCATTGCTGCAAAACACAAGGAGCAGATGGTGAAAATTGGTCGCAGGCACAATCGAACGATCCTCACGATCGGTGATGATACCTACGTGTAGTTGGTATTCGATGATTGACTGCTCAGGACCATCGCGATCGGTACCAAACTGTTTTCTAAGCGCCGCATATCGCACCGCAATGACTGCCGCGTGCGACAGCGTATTTGAAGACTCCTGCATGATCCCGAGTCGCCCGGCTGAGAAGGATTCAAGCACGGCGCCCAGAATTTTGCCGGGCTCCGTGAACGTGCTCTCATACGTACCATCGGGCGTAACGTCACCGGTGCGGTTCAAAAGGTTCTCGCGCGGTATACGGTAATTGTTGAACATCACGAACCCATTGTCGATGCCATTCAGCCCGATCTTCTCGCCGATATCGCCCACCGTCACCCCCGGGTAGGGAAGCAGTGTTTTCGGATCCCGGATTGGCACGAGAAACCCTTGCAATCCATGGTTCTCGCCATCGGCCGTGTACAGAATGGCAAACAGTAGCGCCACCGAGGCGGTCTTGCCGAGATTACCGACCCAGCACTTGGCCGCCTCGAAATCGGGCGTGTGAATGATAAACTCTTGCGTGTTCGGATCGTACGTCGCCGTCGTACGGCATCGTTTCGTGTTGCTGCCGTGTGACACTTCCGTGATCGCTAGGCAGGTGATGACTTCCCGGTTCCACGCCTTGTTGTAGAAGTCCTGATGGCGTTCGGTGCCCATCGCCAGCAGGGCGTTCGTGAACAGACCAACGCCTAGCGCTATCTTCACCGACAGGCTCGGACAGACGGCATGCAGTGCCTCGTTGATACTCATCAGAAAGCGTACACGGTACTGGTACGGTTTTGAGTAAATTTCCGGAGGTGCGAGCTCGAGATCGGCTATCCGGTTGACCTGCCGGGCTGCGCGTTCCTTCTGCTGGTCCGCCGACAGCGTGGAGATCACCGGTGCAAACAGTGGTTCTGACTCTAGCCGGTGCCATATGTCGTACTGTCAACGGTTGGGGGAAAAGAATACAATCAAGGTTGATATTTACATTCAAACATTACGCCATCTGCCTCCTGTAACATACCTTGATTTTGATTAGATCCTTATGTTCTAGCACTAGACGAAAATCTTTCCAATTGAATTTAGCCTTCGAACGGTACGTGCAGAGCGGTCCCCGGGGTAGATCCGGAATAACATTACGTTCCTCTTCCACAGGCATTGTGACGTTGCGCAACAGGCACTCTCTTGGTGGGAACAGTATTTATGAACGTTGGCGCGATAGTAACGATCCCTAGAATGAGCCTTAAAAATGgtcaaacattaaaaagcggcaaagtaataaaaattgTTTGTCCCTTTCAGGCTGGGAGGTTGGGATTGGGCCGGGTCGTACGTGCTCAAGAGCTGAAGGAATTGTCTAGCAGGTGACAGggtgaaaaacggaaagatGAGCAGTTCTTGAAACGAGCCGAGTAATGGATCACAACATTGTACAacgtgccatttttctgttATTCCTGTCGCAACATAATCATGTGTTGAAGGCTGGATATTTTACGTTTTCTACTTTACAGAGTAACGATCCGTATCGTATCGTTAGACAACGTGTATAAAATAACGTGATAAAATGTTATACCAAACCTTGGAAACCTTCGGCATGGCACCATAAGTTTAGCCCATATGGTCAGTTCGGTCAAACCATGTTGGTTAGTGACTTTTGattaataatttgtttttttacgatAATCAAACGAataagaagaacaaaaaatacCAGATCGTTGATTCAAAAATGGTTAATGAAGAATTCATAAACAACGATCTGAATGGGATACTGCGAATGATCGTACGGACAttaagcataaaaaatcaatgtGTCATATATTGAAGCGTTTTGAAGCGGTATTCTATTATCACTGTGTTttcattattgttattgaGCTTTTATAAAATGTCTATTTtgtaaagaaataaaataaacaggTGAAAAAACGTTGGCGTGTTGCAGCGTTGATCACAGAACATTGTTGCCACACTGCAGAGCATagtaattttcaattaaaaatgtatttataGATTACCAGTAAACTATACTGTTTACATGCATAAAAGTAACCCTATCATCCTATTAGCTCATGGACGTAAAAACGTGTCttagaatattttaaattaacaatTTTATATACAGAATGATTCAATGATAAGACTGTAAGATCTAATTCGTATGTCAGATAGCAAGTCATACTCCATACTAATTGCCAAAACACGTCTAtatgaatattaatttgaATGTACTATCTACATGGCAGGATCTAAGACAAGAAGTAGAAGCGTATCATTTTATAAGGTCAATAAATAGGTATGTTATCATACGGCAAAGAAACCGGCATGGATGCGTAAATGTAACAATCCGTCATTGATCAAGTATCCTGACCGTAAGAATGTATTGAACGACAGGAAACTAACAGTACAGATCAGGTCAATTTATCCGTAATACTGGCAATGGAACCCGATTAACCAGTCTTAATGAATAATATACCACTTGGGGACAAAATGTCAGGTTTCTTAATTACTAGTTATTCTCAATGTTGAACAGGTTAAACGTTGTTCCAATTTGATTTAACCCTCTTATatgaacatttttttaatattttcaagTTAAATTGATTACGAAACGTTTGCGAAGCTTTCAAACTAAGTACAATCCAAATCTGGCGATCGATAACGGTGACAATCGACCTATGGCTGATTTCACAGCCACGACGTTCCACACGTTTGTGCGTGACGTGAATACTCCAATGATTACCAAAACCATAAagtttctgttgttttctttcttcgtcgTTCAGCATAATGTAACCGTTATGCAACTCGCGTATCGTTATAAACCGTTCGGAGCCGAAACACTGTTTCTAAGCGAAGATTTACTCAATTCCTCTGATAGGAAGGAATACTCAACACCCATCATTATCGGTGTTATCGGTGGTACGACCCAGGTCGTGCGCCTCGGACTACAATGTCCAAAGATTAGGATCAATCGGTTTAATTGCCAGCCAAATTCCTCAAAATCTCTTCTATAAATGATTGATAGTAGTCTCGTGAGTAGGCTTGGTCGGAACATTATGAAAGACTTTAATTGTACACCCCGTACGTGTCCGGCTACCGGTGCTTATCAGTCGAAAAGCGTCACAAACAATGTCGTACggtttaaaaagaaaaatagaaagCCCACTGAACTGAGTCACATCTGCACGACTCAAAAAGATAAAAGGTACTCCATGTACCAAGCTTATCTTCCATGCGTTATCGCGCGCATTGCGTGGCGAAGGATGATCAAATATTGAACGACGAGTGCCGCATTCGCATTGGATAGCGCAAATGACACTCGATGGGAATGATAAAGAACGGTAATGAAACCATCAACACCCCCTCGTTGGGCCACGAAGCAATAGAATGCAGTTGAAACTCGAGCCGGTCTGGTGGTGCTGAAGTGGTCCAGACAGAGCGGAGCTTTGTGTAGCCACACTGAAAACGAAGTGTTCGTTACGTGGCTGTGGAAGGAAGCCATTTTTCCTGGGCCACTATCACCCTACACCAGTACACCATGCAAATTATATCATTCGACCACGTGGCCCGTGAAGGTGGCAACGACATTTTGACTACACCCGGGCGGGTTATCGCCAAGCCGACGCCCCTTTGGCTTGGCTATTTTTGGGTGCTTCCGTTACCGAATAGCGTTCCATGTTCAGATTTTACATGTCAATCGGAGCTTAATGACTTAAAGAAGTTTAAAATTTTACTAAAATGACTTTTAAATTGAACATGTTTCAGGTCGGTAGCGGTTTTGCACGAGACACTCCATCAGTACGGCAGTAGAATAACACTGAGCTATTTCTAAGTTTAtagaagttttttttaaacaaactaCAATTTTGATTAATatagaacgggcagagccgtatgGTATTAAACCCCACCTTAAAGTTGTGCACTTAAATTGATGCACTGTAGGGATTCGAACTGACGTGtttcgcttagaaaccgaATTACGGACGAagcaccacaaaccacaattCATacaaaagaaattcaatttgtttaaCCAACAAACTATGCGTTATTGTAGTTCTGGCGATAAAACCGCACGCAAAAACTAAAACCTAAAATTACGATTTTCAATCACTGTTATTAACACGTGCAATGTGTAATCTGGCAGCTTTGCCGCTTCCTTAAACGCTTAATTATTGCCGCCCCTCGTCGCCCATAATTACCCAGATAGTATATGCACGCCGGATCCTCTGGGGGCGGCAAGCGCACAGTAAACAGTATTCATTTAATCGATTCTAGCTCGCCCGCACGATGGTATTAATGTGGCAAACCAATTACGTCCACATCCCGAAttatcgattgaaatgaaaagcaaaTAGTTTCCGGCTGATTGCAGTGGCCATCGATAAGATGCTGACCCCCGGATTTTGCGTATTTCAAATCACGTGTTCCAATGGAGGACGCTGTTCAGAATACTGACACCAAGCAGACCACTAGGGAAAGAAATTCCATTCGGTACAACTTGTATTATTCATTCGGATCGGCTTTCTATCACGCAGAGGTTGGTCTGTGGCTTGAGATAAAAATAACCGCTTTGCTTATGCTAGCTGCTACTATGTGTTGGTATATGACGAAAGGTCGATGCAAGTTTTTTTAATAATGGACTCAACTATTTGTTTATCCTACACATTTACAAAATATGTTGGATTGGTCTAAATTCATTGTTTGAACACCGTCGTTCAAGCAGCATTTTGCTGCATCGCTTCAATTCGCTGACAAAGATCAAAACATGATCGATTGTTCATCTTCGTGGAGCATCGTTGTgtggtacacacacacacactgttttGTAGCTGAGGACCTGAATTCCTTCAAATTGATCTCAATTAAGTGGTGCTGGCTTAAGGGTGCAGGTCCAGTTGAATCGTGTAAATGACTCTGTTAATGTAACATTGCGTACCGTAATAGGATTGTCTTGTAGTACTTTTCTGAGAAGAGTTGAATATTCATGGAGTGTGTGTCGGTTCGTAGAACAATATGATTGTATAAGGTGACCGAAACAAATAAGCAATTGTGGTTCTCCTCTCTGCCTTCATCGATTGTGTCGATAAATGATATCATTGCGGTCAACTGTTTGGACCAAACGGTGGTCTGTTTTCACCACGGTATTTACCAAAGCCGGAGTGTGTTGAAACACACGTGTGTACCAAGTGGTATTTGTAGAGTGCACATTCAGTGACCATTATCACGATCGTGATTGGACCTTTTGATGGTGCCCAATGACCATCTACAGTTGCAACTCCAGCGTTGTCACCGCAGCAAGGACTTTTGGTTGTCTTGTTCGTTTGTCATCTATTAGATTTATAGTAGCATACAGTgtgcaatttaaaaaaaatttcaacttGGAGTAAAAATCGATCACAAAACAATTATGATTCGATAACAAAAATAATACAGCATAGATTAAAAAcaaagataaataaaataacagtCAACAAAACCAATAACAAGGCGAAGCAAATATAGAAACTGCTGCAACGGGTGACATGATTGCTTCGAATAAGTCAGAACATCAGTTGCAATCAACACCCTAATGAAGGTTTCATTGCATTTTGttcaatttaacaaaaattaCATGAATGAAAGACAGTAAGTACAATCAACAGAACAACTCTACAGTTGGGACTTCTCGTATTTCGCACAGCTCGAGTGTTACATAAATCTGGAATATGCTCAAGTATCTTCTAAAAACTTCCGGCGTGCAATGAGCACGTCCTCTTTTGCTTATGCCTATTCAAGTAGGCTAGCGCAATTATGCTAGTTAGTGTTGGCTTTGAGCAAAATGTACACATCTCGCCATAGAATTGCTATCCAACAACCACTTGTAGCCACCCTGCGTCGGGCACGTTTCCATGTCCTCTGCGCATTGTCACGGTTTTGTTTGGCGACCATGTCTGTACCGTTTCAACGTAGAATGCAATTCACGATGCGGTGGATACTTTTACGGGAGAAATCGTCTTTCAATTTGTATGGCGGACAGTGAAATGTAATCCATTCCTGCTAGTGGTGGAATGAAAGCTTATAAAATTTCCTTATGGAAAACTTCGCACAAGtggtttcatttttcctttcgtcgtcgtttaAAGCTTCCCAACTTCACAAGGATTTCAtcctaaaacaaaacaaaatagttTTCTTCCACTCAGCGAAAGAGTTTGAAGCGATTTGCTGGACCttaagcgaaagaaaaagaccCATGTGTGGTAAGAAACCACTGACCAATACACCTTGCGCTCCCGCGCGCTGGTTCTGTGTGTAGGCGTTTGCGTCTAGTTTCGCTTTTAGTtctaaaaattaatttaatcatttCGCAGATAAATAATGcttcttcgttttgcttcctgTCAGCCCATTCCCACGGTGCTCTCACGTTCGTGCTTTCGGTCTACTCTCGAATCTTATTGCCCCGGTGTCTATCagcttcgttttctttttccttcgcccggtTGGCGcggtctcgctcgctcgaacGCGTGAGTCATCGGACGGGAATAAGAAACAACTACACCCCACACACCGAACATCGCCGGCGGATGACCACCGCCATCCGCGTGGCCATCGTCTCTCCTTCTCGGCTGCATAATGCGAGATTTATCTACGGCTACGGCTGCTCGGGGTGGCTATGGCAACGACTCGCTATCGCTAAGCACGCCGCGGAAACCGTCGAAACTTTACAGCCTACTTCTTCCCCGCTCTGCTGAATCTCCTGGTGGTGTTCTTGCTCGCTCGCTattctattttgttttcgccAGTTTCAAGGTTTCAAAAAACATCGTACGATACCGTGTGGGAAAGTGGATAGATAGCAGCAACAGAGGGAGGAAATGCACGAGAGGACAGCATAATCTCGCTACCAAAGCACCCACACACAAGCGTGGAGCAACATGTGCGAGGGTGTGCGCTGGAAGCTCGTTTTCGGGGTTGTGAAGGATGGGGGCCAGAAGGCCAAGAAGAAGCGCGGCGAAGACGTTTTCGATCGCGGTACTCCAACATGTGACCAGCACCTGGGCCGAAAA
It includes:
- the LOC128271615 gene encoding peroxisomal acyl-coenzyme A oxidase 3 codes for the protein MPVEEERNVIPDLPRGPLCTYRSKAKFNWKDFRLVLEHKDLIKIKYDIWHRLESEPLFAPVISTLSADQQKERAARQVNRIADLELAPPEIYSKPYQYRVRFLMSINEALHAVCPSLSVKIALGVGLFTNALLAMGTERHQDFYNKAWNREVITCLAITEVSHGSNTKRCRTTATYDPNTQEFIIHTPDFEAAKCWVGNLGKTASVALLFAILYTADGENHGLQGFLVPIRDPKTLLPYPGVTVGDIGEKIGLNGIDNGFVMFNNYRIPRENLLNRTGDVTPDGTYESTFTEPGKILGAVLESFSAGRLGIMQESSNTLSHAAVIAVRYAALRKQFGTDRDGPEQSIIEYQLHQWRIFPYLAAACVLKVSVFAMTETYLKTVQKSQAESNGFELLTQIVSEVHALVSSSKPLVTWTARDAIQESREACGGHGYLRSANLGELRNNHDPSCTYEGDNNVLGQQASNWLVRQWKNAKVESPVGTATFIERREQILRTDFETLHRLGISVESSEFMQQCFEWLMCWLLQQSVAQMDTASKAGMDTFTARNNCQVYRARDLSRAYAEYYALESFRTRCARNDVDEQLRPVLFNVYLLYGYWCLDRHLTTFYAGSFAHGPAFGEAVRGALLKACDELKDSAVAISDALAPPDWVLNSVIAKSDGRLYENIQTVFMTNPGAMERAAWWKDVIPTKQRSKL